In the Populus trichocarpa isolate Nisqually-1 chromosome 1, P.trichocarpa_v4.1, whole genome shotgun sequence genome, ATGCCAGTAGGAAGACACTTACTCAGGACTCTCCTTTTGGTAGCCAAAATCGTTTGCTGCTTTCAGGGCTCTTTGGTAGATCTGTTTCATTGCTTCCTACCATTAGGAGGAGTAATAGGAAAATCCACATAAAATAtgtcaataaaaagaaaatccaaccaaactaaaaTGTATAATGTTCATCAAGTATATTTTCATCAGTCATCAGAAAGTAGAATATAGGAATGAAGTACAACTAACAACCCACAAGGAGCAGATCCACCTACTGAACCCCAACACAGACCTAAACACTAGTCATTATGTGGTACTGTAGCGAGAAGGGTCCCATATGAACACTTCAGGCCACTTCAAACATTATAATCTAATTTGCAGTCTGGAccagaaataatattttacaactTTGAGTTGATTACTTTGGAGTCATTTTAGAAGGAAATCTGAAGGAGGTGGTTCTTGCAAGCAGATGACATAATAGCTTCTCAGTTTGAGCACAAAGCTCCAATCTCcaactttgaaaaaacaaaaatacccaTTCCAGCtagaaaatattcaaaacaacatgaaaaaatataaaagcaaaatagCCTTACCTGCAATTTAGATTCAAAGTCCTCAGGTGACCAGTTCAGCAAATTGCACTCATGGTTTAACTCAAGCTCCCCAGCAACAACCTGCACCCAGGTGTATTACTGATTTAGCACATATAAATGGGCTGAATAAAATTGTGAAGACTCAAACCCATCTTGCATAAACAACAATGATAAATTGACCAGTCTTATCAATACACCTTCAACTTTCTAACATAGATTGCAAGTGCAACACAGCTTTGAGACCATATTTGGCCAAAGCTACTCTTGACGAAACTAGTCAACCCTAtttcaacaaataacaaaaccTGGCTCACGGCAACCTTTTGTGGGACAAAAGTCCAAAGAGGTCCTACATCAAGCCCTGATCTTTAAAGAAGTTGAAACTATAACAATTATTCAAGTTTCAATGATTTTTGACTCCTAAGCCCCTGGACTTCTACAATCTTTTGAATAGTAGCAGTACCTAccacatacaaaaaaataaaggaaacaaGCCCACTTCATAATCATGATAAGATGCATTTCTTTTCTAAAGGTATGCTTGGTATTCATCCCCATAGCATGGGCGGAGTCATAATATGTCAAACAAAATTCATGACATTGTTCAACGTGTATTGAATATTTATCGTGCACAAGTTAACTGGAACAACTTACCCCTCCAGCACCAGCTGCTATAGCAGGAGCAATGAGAACATTGGcttttttgaaaacatcaaCAGCTTCAGGAGTACAGGGCATGTTTGAACCTAAGAGACAGAGAATATTGCAGAGTCCCTATCAATTGATGTGAAAGTTGAAAGTCATGAAGGAGGAAATATTAATGCCTAAAGGGATTACGCTGGGAACTCCTACCTTCAACGAGGATACGACAGCCTGAATTAACCAGACTCATGGCATCAGATTGATCGATTTCATTCTGGTAACCACAAGGAAATGCAACATCACACCTTTCACTCCAAGGTTTTGCTTCGTCATAGTACTTAGAACGAGCATAAGTCTTTGAGTAGTCTCTGTAGATTCCACATTTATAATAACACCATAAAATGTCAACAAATCAACTAAGCAACAAGATTAATGGTGACTAAGGAAAACACACCTCAAACTTCTCTGCTGCGCTTTGATATCTCTGAGAAAAGATATTTTCACATAATCAAATCCATCCTCATCCACCAAATATCCCTTTGAATCTGTCCAATATTTTGATACATGTTACAAGAGTAGCTACTCAAATAATCCTCTGCAGCAAAACCTCAACCGCATTATAGCCATTAACCCCTAAATATCAGAAACACTGAAAGTGGAAGaaccaaataaacaaaattgtgacaagaaataaaaagctttttctgtatttttatgtttttttgataagATACAAGATAAAAGACCTACAAAACCTTGAAGGCATCACTCCTCTTGCAAGTCTTCTAAAGAAGTTGGAAGAAACACTTTTGAAAGATGCAGTTATGGtcttatagaattgtgaattgtgatgATCAACATAGCTTGTTCTTGTTGAGGTATTTTGACTTGGGGACTAATTTGACATGCTAGAGCCCATCACTCAATTTGATAGTTTAAAATATTCACCGACGACTAAACGTACCTGATACTGTGATCGGAAGGGCGCCATAAGCAATAAGCTTCTCTAGAACATGCATTGTAATCTTTCCAGAACCACTTACAGCACATCTGAACGGGAAattcagaaataaataaatgctaaAAATTTGCAAAAGCAGCTGAGCGTCAACTAAATGCTTTATTCAGTATATTAAGCAGCTAATAAACCTAATACAGGTGAGAAATATTCAGATATTTGCAAGAATCAAACGCAATCATGTCTCAAACACAATACATCTCACTGCATTATAGCGAATGTAAGAATATATTCCTATGGGCCTATACTCCATTAACTTGAGGGATATTGACATCAACAGTAACAAGTTTTCAGAGTAAGGGAGGAACCttagtcctttgatttctttattcATGTCAGCAAGCATAAGCTGCACAAAGAAAACCTGCAAAAGCATGATGAATTTGTTAGATATTAAGATACTTAAACAAGAGTAATACAGTGAGTTCATTAAACTCACTAAGAAGACAATTATAAAGTAAACCAGAGAATAAATAATTTCACACACAGGAAACAATCTCAAACTATGGCAAAACAGAGAATAAAGACTGTTCACACATGGAAGCACACAGCTATAAATCACAAAACTTAAAAACATGTGCACGTGTAGTATCTAAGAGTTTGATAGGAGAATCATTACCAACCCATAGCCAGTAGCTTCAGTTCGAAGGCTAGAGCCAGACCAAAATATCCTTGGCCCTGTAAAACTTCCCTGCATGAGTTAGGCATGAATATGAAGGAAAAGATAAGTCTCTTTCCATGATGAATACtgacaaaacaataaatttgaagCACTTATAATGTAAAATGGAAGGTGTTAGAGaacaatataaatcatatcttgagacttTACCTAATTCCTTAAGCTTTTGAgctgagatggttctttgatatagtattggagtcttgatgaccaaacggtcatgagttcgaatctcaccacatcccttctcttttctaattaaaaattaattaatagcacaAGATAGTGCAGACccgtgcaagtttcaagcccaaaaagctttcacttgagggggtgtattagaaaataatataaattatatcttggtcacctaatagcttaaaattttgagttgagatggttctttgacagaaAATACATTAAGGTAAGCCTCacacccccaaaaaaaaatgtggaaAACTTGTGTACAGGGAAGCTGTAGGAAAAAGGCATCTCGCATAATAAAGTTTCAGTATAGTTAGATTATCTAGAACAAGCAACCTTCAGTTCAAGACTGTAAGGCTCACTTTTATCCCAAGAAGAGGCGGtattatcaatttgattttaaaaggagaaaagacGCCAGTCTAAAAGTAGAAAATGAAGGACTAAGATTTTGAATCAGTTATAATAGATATGGACATGATATAAGATTCTAACAAGAACAATTCTCAGTCCTAGTTCATTGTGAACTAGAGTTCCTAAACAGAGCTATGGGTTAGAGAAATCATTTTTTCCCTATGCACTTACATCTAGTCCTGGTTCAATGAAGTTCTAGAAGgaaaattttttcaattgaaagcTCTAGTCTCtcgcttctattttttttctttttccctcaaTCTTCACAACCTTCTTCACAAGCAAACATGACAATAAAGGGAGAAAAGACATGCACACATTCTGACAATCACAACATTTTAAGTATTCATTAATCTTAAGAGCATCCAATTCAATAACAACAACCAGAGAGTGAGAATGCAACAATCTTCAAAATTTATCTCTCAATGATGCAGTTCTTTACAAGGTAGGATCGTTTTCCTTGCCTTTGCATCTTCAATCAGCCAATGCTACGGAGGCCCTAGCTGATTGGAATgctcttttatttgtttcttgggtttctttttccttttctgggGGATGCTTTTGTATTCCAGTATTGTTCATTCACTTCTAtttctttctataaaataatCTGCTTTATAAAAGAGGGGATAAGCAAGCACTAGAGAAGGAAAAGTAAAAGTACCTGAAAATGACCTGCTAAGCGTCTATATTGTCCAAGTAGATACCCCATTTCTCTCGTACCAACACCCATCTCCTCTGATGGAAGGTCCTAAAAAGTTACAAGATGAAATCAGACCAGTAGAACCATGAGTGAGCAATTAGACATTAGAACAGTTAGAGCAATAAAGTCTTCTTCTACTTGCCTTGTCCGGACCTAGATATCTATAGATCTCATTCATGAAACTTTGGCAGAAGCGCATAATCTGTCAGTGAAGGTTTCATAAGAAACATATTAAAAACTTTCAGAATTTCCGAGAATTACAAATGAAAAAGATTATAAAGTCACTTCCAATGCCACCTCATTGTCAGTTTTTCCTTTTGGATCAAAATCACTTCCACCAGCAGCCCCTCCTAGCCTGTATGGCGATAAGGCATTCTTTAATGTCTGCAGCAAAGTAGAGAGCATGACATAATGTAGCATCTGCATGAGTTTTTCCCTCTTATTATATAGGACAAGTTAGATCAATCCATTTCAGTTTctagtgttctaaaaaaatattttctgctTCATGCCCATCAGTTTAGAAGGCAGAAATGTAAAATGCTTGGCAAAGTTTCATCATGAATTTGGGACACAGAACTGCGGAAGATAGTCCACTGAAGACAATAGATACAATGAGTACCTgtccaaaaccaagaaacttgGCAATGCTTAAGTTCATTGATGGGTGGAAACGAATACCACCCCTACATGGACCCAATGCCTGGTTAAAATGCACCCGAAAACCTCGATTGACATGTGTCTCACCCCTGTCATCCACCCAAGGCACTCGAAAAACAAGCATGCGTTCAGGTTCTAATAAGCGTTCCATGATGTTGACGTAACTGAAACAAAGTAAAGTCACTTCATGAGGATACCAGATAACTTTGACTTGAACTCCTTTTCACTTTTGAAggctaaaaaaacaagaaagaaaattagaaatgcTTTGCTATATGGTAACTTACTGAGAATTTTTTGCAATAACTCTGTCTAAAGCATGAACAGCTTCCTGCACTGATTGTATGAACTCAACCTCATGAGGGTCCCTTTTAAGTGCAGCTTCAACAATAGATCCAGCTGTTTTTGACATAAGAGCTTCATTTACGGAACATTGTCATGAAATGGACAAAAGGTATATTTCAGCAAGAAAGATtacgaaaaagaaaaaccttatgATAGAATAATGCAGTCACAAGAAtggttcaatatatatatatatacatccaACAAAACCACTtgttaaaatcttaaaatccaCCCCTGAGAGAAGAAAATCATGGATAAGCAACCAACCTTTTACATAAATGGTTTTATCGACCACAATCTTATCCTTGGAGGCCATCTGCAGACGAAGAGCCTCTTTGTGAAGCAAACTATTGTTATGCTCTTCCAGTGCACTCATCTGCATATTTCTACTGCCTTCATTCCCATATGGATTTCTTCGATGCTTCCTCCCATACTCTCTACAAACAGAGCAAAATATCCTTGCAGTTCCTTCTTTCACATCCACGTATGCCCACTTGTAGGTATCTGCCCATTCCTCTCTCCATCTTTTGACCacctttttcttcctctttacTGGTTGTGTCTTTGGCACATCTTGTTCTTCGTTTGAAAATTGAGAAGAAGCCATCATATTCTTGACTTCATCATTGTCCTCAGCAGAATGTTCTCGTGGCCGACCACCCATAATAGGAGTGTTAGCAAATGAATGGTCATCATCTCCATGACCAATTTCCAAATCGATCTCCTCTCCAAGCTCTCTGACCACCAAATGATGCCTCTGTGCTTGCTGAATCAAGTTAATATCATCCATCGTGGAATTCATCCTTATCCCCTCAGCTGGTAGCAACATGCAGCATCACAATCTAACCCACGCAGTACTCCTCTATTTTCAGTTACCAATTACCTGTTTAATTCTCAGTAACTGTCATCAAAGATTAAATGAGCTTCCAAAAGATGATGAAAAGGGCAagataaagaacaaaaacaaaagaactaaGATTTGATTCTCATAAATCTCATTAGGTGACTTCAGAATACATGAACCCCAACCAATTGCAATTTGATAGAGCCTAAAACTTGCATGCCTCagttacattcaataaaaaactcGAGACTTTCTTCTAATGTCAAATTTTTCAgccaatataaaaacatcaaactaGGAACAACACCATCTATTACATCTTAAAAGAATAGCTGAAACAAAGTGACATAAACCTCGTATCTAATCCAATATCAGAAATGCAATTAACGTTGTCATGTCACGATGACACAAATCCATTTTACACAAGCATGTTGTGTCGCAACAATGAAAAGACCTTTGAACCACCCACTAACTTCCATTAGCAAAATTCAGCGTTACCATATAATCAATTACTTCCcaatttaaagaacaaaaataccACAACCAAAAATTGAACTTGGCTTGCTAAAAAAATCAGGCGAGTTTGATTGACCTTTCAATCCTGTTTACTTATCCACCGCTAACTACTGCTACAAAACAAGCAAAAAGGGTACCCATAAACACACTCAAAAACAGAAATTTAACCATTACCATCCTTGATTAGTCAACCAATAAACCATCAAAACTACTCAGACACACAAGTTGTAAGGCCAAATTGAACGGGCTAGAACTTATAAAGCCATAAAGTTGAATTTTTTACCAAACCCATaagttaatttttgattttgagCAAAACCCAGAAGCCtaaatagaaaagagaaaagaaagcacCTGGAGAACAAACGGAATGGCAAGGCAAAGGTGCAGTATAAAAGGAGTTTGGTTCTCTACTTTTGGGCTCTAAAAATTTCAGCTTTTCTTGGGTCACAGTCACAGCAGTGATTAGTGAAGGTGCTGAATGTTAAGAAAGTGAGATCGAGCTGCTTATTGTAAGCGAAGACAAGAATCTGTCTGTCTCTTTCAGACTCTTGTTGATCAGTCTCTCTGTTTAAGACATAATatagctaattaaaaaaaaaaacatttttcccCTTTTCGGTTTGGGGtatttctttttccataaaaacTGATAACCGCAAACTTAATTACCTAGGCGTGTGTTTGGAATTGAtggtgaaattattttttaaatattttttattttaaaatatattaaaataatatttttttatttttttaaataattttgaaattaatgtattaaaataattcaaaacataaaaaaataaatctttaacaaaaaaaataatttaaattttttaaaaatacaaaatgaccCGTATTTTTAAATAACGAGCAAGCAAaataagagtgtgtttggtattacgatagctattgtggttgtggtttgaaaaaaattgttttataaaaaatacttttagttgaggttggtttgaaaaaatagatgattggttaaaactgtggttgaaattgaggttgaagaaaaattagtttaatgtgtttggttaagaatgcttttgaaattgaggttataaaataatttaaaaatatatatattaatattgatggttttaaatttaaatattgtagaattaactACTGCTactatatcatgaaataaataatactttatataaaatattttttattgttccattaaactatctataatttcatcacgtatgaaattcatttgacaaggactacagtttcaaTAGTTTTTTGAGCGtacaacaaaatcaggtaaaatatcattataaacaaaattggaaatacgatcaaattttgcaaaggTTACGCTatcatgcgatctccttctaatttatacaatgtcattgaataatattaaacactaattttttttattaaacatattttaaaaaatttaaattttttactgttcacgtgaacagtcaTGCAAGTAAATAAATTCACTTTActattcacatgaacagtgcagTGAAAATCACTGCACTGTCAACGTATAACACAAACAAATGTGCAGAGCACACTGTTCACTTTTGTTAAGTGAACAGTCCCGGCAAAGCAGGTATAACTTGCTTCTCCCCTACCTGCGTTTTTATGCGATTTTTAGTGGGTCCCATCAACTAAAAACACTGCTTTTCACTTTAACCAAACAGCATAGTGGTTTATTCAAAACGTAACTGCTGCCGCGTAAACAAACACAGTCTAAGTTTATCCAATAAGAAAATTTTATACAAAGAAACTCTGtattttaaagttgattttaaGATTTAGATAATTCGTTGtatcaataaaatcattaaaaacaaattttgatttttttaacttgacaatacataattttttctaaggtcattccatattttttttagacataaataataatttttttttcttttgatgtttttataatgataaaaataatatttataaattgtaGAGTTCATAATTTTAGATTCTACGTATGTCTTTAGTAATATCTTATTAACACCAATAAAGAATCTCTAAGAAATTCAAACAATTCTTGCTATACATGTCTTTGCTCTATTCCCTAAGTTAGTTGTCCACTTTCAGGTCAGAGAATAATCATTAAGAAGAAGTCCAAAACATGTCACTAAGATTTATTGTCGATAATGTAAAGGATGTGGGCAGTTGGTCATATAAATCATGACGAttataggtaaaaaaaaaaaaaaatcatacttttAAGTCATTGATAACCAATTAGGTGAATAATAGTAcatataaatgaaatttttttaataaatatttcatttgaatgaaaatacttgatatttaaaattaataatttttatgcaaGGTCGGATAGTTTATGATCCACATTCTTAGCTATAAAAGTAAGGAATATAAAACTAATTCATTATTCAATATGTACTTGAAATTAAACAAGCACAcgtatataaatatttgattttattaaatatatgattgtatataatatctatttaaaatatttttacaaaaaaattagacaattttctaattttcccTTTTTAGACGTGAATTACAGAGcgaaatttaataatttgatactttgaataatatctttaatttgtCTTCAAAGCATTATTGAAGAACTTTTATGGGGCATAGGTTTGATTTaatagagttttattttttacaggCTTCAAGCGTATATGAAAAAGACTTAAGTACTTTTGAGAGAACttcctttaataaaaaagaaattcaaagaagttctaaaaaaataaaatatggttgATTATTGAATGTCATATACCAACATTTGCATTCTAAGAATACAAAATCTTAATGTCTTCTTCCACCAAGTTTACTATTATAGTAATATTTGTGAGTTTCTTTtgcattaaaatatttctttattcaaataaaatctacTTATAATAAAATAGATGAGGTGCATGATGCtaacaaaatttttgtttagtactccactgaattttaaaaatgacataattgagtatttattatatatttgttttttaaaaatatgtataattttatataaaatttgataatttataactACGCTAAtttccttgatttttaaaactactaaataaattgaataaactcatataaaaaaattaaaaatgtaaatatTTGAAGATGTTGTTaagttaaaaactaaaaggcatTGAACAATGTAAATGCGCCTTGATTCACCGGAGATTTcaatagtctatttttttagttattgatttttttccctctttttgaTTGAGTCCAATCGCTTCTAATTTGTTAACAAAtgacaatattaaatgataaggaattaaagtgaaaaaatgaagaaaataggTTGTGGTCTCAAAAATTGGCAAGCAAAATTTACTTTGGTACTGATGTTTTTCAAATGATCAATTTCCAGTCCCTTTAGTtttctaaattttgattttgatccaaaatttatttttcttgtttttcaatccATTGTTTGAGAGAAGGGAGATGAAGTCACTGGATTTTGATGGTAAAGAGATAAATCATTGTTGACACCAATTATggtcatgaaaaaaatcattctcaatatcaataaatttcatttaatgagAGGAGTTTCAATGAGGTGTTGTATCAAAATATTGAAACATATTAGAGACTTGCTCAcctttataaaaacatattgagCTATTTACTCAAAagtaatttgtataaaaatctaaaaatagttATATAATAGAGTTAAATTATCGAAAAAATGATCCATCATACAAATATCAATTAGTTAACtgtattaatttaatcataatcaAAAGACAAAATGCATCCATTATAAATAAATCTTCTCTCTTATATGCAATGGAAAAATACAAACACCAAAcctttaaaaatgataaaaacaagtaCAACAAGAGGCTAATGTATTTTCAtcgaataaaaattaaataaaaaaataattatacatgtTTATATAGCTATATATAGTCCCTTTATGGAatcttaaaaaaccaaaccaataaCAGCAGTGACGCGGGAcaataaacaaaagaattaaagccgggaaaagaaagaagcttttagagaagaagctgagaagagaaagcaaagaaagagaaaaaaggggattggagatatgcaaaatctgcaaattttcattaatcatcaaaagtcccttaacatttagaaaaatagggtattaatactaaaaccctaactagaataAGTGATTGAGCTTATGACCCACTAAgtaaaatacccaacaataattaaatcaaacccaacaaataaagccaaattaataaaactcaactaaaagttcatataaattaaactcaaaacataagttaaagcccaatctctcaattgtttgggctatcctccatcgtctatgatcattcgcatgcataaataatatttcgggTTCGGTGTCCCCATCAATTCTCCCAGGGTTGGAAGAACTCGACCCCGTCGAGTATAGGCCAAGGCGACTCCAATAACGCTCTCAAAGATAAAGATCAAGCTGTTGTGATGTCTCTCTGATAATCCAAGTATAGTCTGAATCTGGTCATCGAGCCCATATACCGGGATTTGCTGAAGTTCACCATCCctggtaaaaacaacttgtgcatTCAAAGTAGTATTAATATGTTCCTTTTGTGCCAAAGATATGGATAATGAGGTAGGGGTATCAAAAAGAGCATCAGGGATAGGctgtattttataaatactgaggtctttcatgttaaaagtagagctaatatcaaagtttaatggcaatttaatgacataattatttgatttaatcatttgcaACACTTTGAATGGTCTAGCACTACTTACTTGCAATTTATGATCGGTTTCCAAAGGACACCGTTCAGGTCTGAtctgtatcatgaaataatctccAACATTAAGTGCATCATGATACTTAAGTAAATCAGCTCGaaatttgtattgttcattacttgcttgaatttgtttcttGATCTCAATATGCAAATTATGAACCCTACATGGTAACGACTCAGCTAACTTAGACATCATATCGTGAGGAGATATGGGAAGGTGTTCTATAGGCTTCTCAGGTTTGTAATTATGAACACTAAATGATTGAGGGTGTGGAATGAGACAAACACTGTTTGAAACCTGTATAGATATGTTATGGACACAATCAAGTAAACTAGGATTATCTTTATCTTCCTCATCACGTGCATGTGGTCAAAAAGCTCAACATGTTACTCTAAACTTATGATGTGCTGGACACCAAGCATGTGGGATGAGGAATCAGGTAGTTTAGAAAGACTAATATCATGAGACTCTTCTAAGACCATACTCATCTCTATAGGCGATTCCACTGAAGAGTTCCCTAAAACTTCCTCTACCATTAAAGCAGACATATCAGACTCTTTCTTAACCTCATTCTCAAGCTCATGTGGACTAATTGTGTTAAGTCCCTCTTCTTGCATATCCTCGTCATCTAGGTCACTAAAATCCTCAAGATTTGGCTCATACACTTCAACATTACAATATTCCTCTTTACCTATATCCTTATGTTTTTGGATGACTAAGGGTTTAGAGGTGCAATCTAAAGAGATATGACCAAAACCTAAACAATTAGTACACTTAACCTTTGAACTCACCTTAGACACTTCATTGACAACTCGTTTGCCCTTATCTTTCTTACAAAGTTGGGCGCTACTAGGATTAGGTCTGTGGGGTGGAGCACCTAACAAAGAATCACTACTTCTGAATTGGGACCTAGTAGGGATACTATAAGAGCCCTGATGATTCATCCATTGATTCTTCGTGACCAGCTTGTAATCTTGAACTAAGGTATAAGCTTGGTTAAGGGTAGATACACCTTGAAATTCAACTTCTTTTCTAAGATCATCATTTAAGCCTTTACAAAATCTACGCAAAGCCATGGCTTCATTCTCTCTTACGACACATCTAATCATGTAATCATTAAACTGCGTTATATACTCATTGATAGATTTATTCCCTTGTCTTAGATTGTTCCATTGGTCTAAGAGTTTATTCCTATAAGACTGGGGTAGGTACTTCTCCtgaagtttttgtttcattttaatccAATCAGTTATAGGAGGTTTACCTCTCATCTCTAAACAATCCTCAACACTCTCCAATAAATTTTGGCTTCATCAATGAGTTTTATCTTGGCAAATCTAACTTTCCTATTATCAGACAAGTTATGCCACTCAAAGAATCTATCCATATCACGAATCCACATATCAAATATCCAAGGGTCATGACGACCGTCAAAAGTGGGGGCTTCTATTTTGTTAGGACTCAAGACTCGCTCATCAAAGTCATCGTGTTTAGAGTAACCTAAATGATAGTCATACTAGTGGCGCTCAGAGTGAACTTGTCCATAATGATTattcttgtgatatttattGGTCTTTGAGTGCCTTATTCGAAAACTCTCTTGGGGCTCAATTCTCTTAAACATGTTGATCACCTAAGTTTGCAGCTCCTTTGAAATGGTCATAAGAGTATCACTAAAGGTTGAGTCTACAGTAAGTGTAAACTTAAGCTTGGACACTAGATGATCATGATACAAATGCATGCAACACTAACTTATAAATGGAATTGAGATCACAAATGGTTCTTGCATGTaaaatcacaatacaaaaataaagctaatttttttttatcttttttttaaaggtggagattaatcaagaacaaattaCACTAATAAAATTGTAAGCATGTAATACTAGATTCTTAAgtgtaaatgattaatcaaacacGATGTCACAAGCAAGAACTCataattatcaaatagaataagATATTAGCTATCATTGATGAAAGAGGTTGATgaacaaaat is a window encoding:
- the LOC18094850 gene encoding uncharacterized protein LOC18094850 isoform X2; translated protein: MLLPAEGIRMNSTMDDINLIQQAQRHHLVVRELGEEIDLEIGHGDDDHSFANTPIMGGRPREHSAEDNDEVKNMMASSQFSNEEQDVPKTQPVKRKKKVVKRWREEWADTYKWAYVDVKEGTARIFCSVCREYGRKHRRNPYGNEGSRNMQMSALEEHNNSLLHKEALRLQMASKDKIVVDKTIYVKALMSKTAGSIVEAALKRDPHEVEFIQSVQEAVHALDRVIAKNSHYVNIMERLLEPERMLVFRVPWVDDRGETHVNRGFRVHFNQALGPCRGGIRFHPSMNLSIAKFLGFGQMLHYVMLSTLLQTLKNALSPYRLGGAAGGSDFDPKGKTDNEIMRFCQSFMNEIYRYLGPDKDLPSEEMGVGTREMGYLLGQYRRLAGHFQGSFTGPRIFWSGSSLRTEATGYGLVFFVQLMLADMNKEIKGLRCAVSGSGKITMHVLEKLIAYGALPITVSDSKGYLVDEDGFDYVKISFLRDIKAQQRSLRDYSKTYARSKYYDEAKPWSERCDVAFPCGYQNEIDQSDAMSLVNSGCRILVEGSNMPCTPEAVDVFKKANVLIAPAIAAGAGGVVAGELELNHECNLLNWSPEDFESKLQIYQRALKAANDFGYQKESPEALVHGAVISAFLTIAQAMSDQGCV
- the LOC18094850 gene encoding uncharacterized protein LOC18094850 isoform X3, translated to MLLPAEGIRMNSTMDDINLIQQAQRHHLVVRELGEEIDLEIGHGDDDHSFANTPIMGGRPREHSAEDNDEVKNMMASSQFSNEEQDVPKTQPVKRKKKVVKRWREEWADTYKWAYVDVKEGTARIFCSVCREYGRKHRRNPYGNEGSRNMQMSALEEHNNSLLHKEALRLQMASKDKIVVDKTIYVKAGSIVEAALKRDPHEVEFIQSVQEAVHALDRVIAKNSHYVNIMERLLEPERMLVFRVPWVDDRGETHVNRGFRVHFNQALGPCRGGIRFHPSMNLSIAKFLGFGQMLHYVMLSTLLQTLKNALSPYRLGGAAGGSDFDPKGKTDNEIMRFCQSFMNEIYRYLGPDKDLPSEEMGVGTREMGYLLGQYRRLAGHFQGSFTGPRIFWSGSSLRTEATGYGLVFFVQLMLADMNKEIKGLRCAVSGSGKITMHVLEKLIAYGALPITVSDSKGYLVDEDGFDYVKISFLRDIKAQQRSLRDYSKTYARSKYYDEAKPWSERCDVAFPCGYQNEIDQSDAMSLVNSGCRILVEGSNMPCTPEAVDVFKKANVLIAPAIAAGAGGVVAGELELNHECNLLNWSPEDFESKLQEAMKQIYQRALKAANDFGYQKESPEALVHGAVISAFLTIAQAMSDQGCV
- the LOC18094850 gene encoding uncharacterized protein LOC18094850 isoform X5 — encoded protein: MLLPAEGIRMNSTMDDINLIQQAQRHHLVVRELGEEIDLEIGHGDDDHSFANTPIMGGRPREHSAEDNDEVKNMMASSQFSNEEQDVPKTQPVKRKKKVVKRWREEWADTYKWAYVDVKEGTARIFCSVCREYGRKHRRNPYGNEGSRNMQMSALEEHNNSLLHKEALRLQMASKDKIVVDKTIYVKAGSIVEAALKRDPHEVEFIQSVQEAVHALDRVIAKNSHYVNIMERLLEPERMLVFRVPWVDDRGETHVNRGFRVHFNQALGPCRGGIRFHPSMNLSIAKFLGFGQTLKNALSPYRLGGAAGGSDFDPKGKTDNEIMRFCQSFMNEIYRYLGPDKDLPSEEMGVGTREMGYLLGQYRRLAGHFQGSFTGPRIFWSGSSLRTEATGYGLVFFVQLMLADMNKEIKGLRCAVSGSGKITMHVLEKLIAYGALPITVSDSKGYLVDEDGFDYVKISFLRDIKAQQRSLRDYSKTYARSKYYDEAKPWSERCDVAFPCGYQNEIDQSDAMSLVNSGCRILVEGSNMPCTPEAVDVFKKANVLIAPAIAAGAGGVVAGELELNHECNLLNWSPEDFESKLQEAMKQIYQRALKAANDFGYQKESPEALVHGAVISAFLTIAQAMSDQGCV